The proteins below are encoded in one region of Rhizobium sp. 9140:
- a CDS encoding HPr kinase/phosphorylase gives MRQNVAENGLAAGDQAAPRNIHATAIVLGTLGYLFVGPSGTGKTSAALACLSSAARRGWNAALVSDDQVMVSLRSGRLVARAPATIAGLVELRGVGPIPVRTVMAAVMSYAVLPVAPPFDMRVAPELEMWEAGPVALPLLRLPLLPGLDPLDALSRFSTL, from the coding sequence CTGAGACAAAACGTAGCGGAGAACGGCCTTGCAGCCGGTGACCAGGCCGCGCCCCGCAATATCCATGCGACGGCCATCGTCCTTGGCACGCTCGGCTATCTCTTCGTCGGCCCTTCCGGCACGGGCAAGACCAGCGCCGCCCTTGCCTGCCTCTCCTCCGCTGCCCGTCGCGGCTGGAATGCGGCGCTCGTCTCCGACGATCAGGTCATGGTCAGCCTGCGGAGCGGTCGTCTCGTCGCCCGCGCTCCGGCAACCATAGCGGGCCTCGTCGAGTTGCGCGGTGTCGGGCCGATCCCGGTTCGAACCGTCATGGCCGCCGTCATGTCCTATGCCGTGTTGCCTGTCGCCCCACCGTTCGATATGCGCGTCGCACCCGAGCTCGAGATGTGGGAAGCCGGCCCCGTCGCGCTCCCTTTGCTCCGGCTTCCGCTTCTCCCGGGCCTTGACCCACTGGATGCACTCAGCCGTTTTTCGACCCTTTGA
- the addB gene encoding double-strand break repair protein AddB, producing MTPARQNVFTIPAGVPFLKTLVHAICDGTIVPDYRYDPADPLSLAGVTIFVPTRRAARVLRSEFVDCLGARSAILPVIRALGETDDDSGFFDAEMPAVLDLAPPLTGPARLIELSRLILAWRNTLPRIVTELHGDSPLIAPASPADALWLARNLVQIIDDIETEDLDWERLGALDASNYAQWWTLTLEFLQIASQFWPARLAELSRSSPSRHRNAVLEAESHRIAAGAIDGPVIIAGSTGSIPATARLILAVQRLPQGAIVLPGLDETMTEADWNLIDPPSTDAARRDDSASRSHPQYGFVRLLRRMGISRTEVLSIGTVDADLADRAETLSHAFLPVEATSSWDAVRRSLDARRVEAAFCDAALIEAVNEREEATAIALSLRLALQKDDECQAALITPDRDLARRVAAELQRFGIEADDSAGTPLASTPHGTLVRLMLDVALRPGDPVAITTLIKHPLAHFGMPPERFRPAATLLELLALRGGTVPADIADLRPLLDEAAVRRRADRHAPEWLVQVTDAEIEDARVVAGAIATAVEPLVAMLVRRRKGAGGFSTSLTLSDWAERTGRALEGVAMSKTGDLGALWSGEAGAALADLLRAVIEVDGQIEADGGQWCEAVEALVAGSAVKPRAMRHPRVFIFGALEARLQTVDIVVLGGMNEGTWPGQTANDPFLSRSMKTGIGLEPPERRIGQLAHDLQMACGTRRLVFSRSLRKGATPTVASRWLQRLLAVGGKELGQRLREYGRDRLRYATLLDARPDTPLAKRPEPKPDFAVQPRRYSFSEVGRLRRDPYSIYARRILRLQPIDGFNADPGAAERGTIYHAIVERFAKSEVDPAGPEAQAVMRQLIDAAFDEQRLPVHIDVIWRPRFAAVGRAFIDWEMSRKDGIRQSFLERYAKFQVGVADIELTGIADRIDIGPDGEAVIVDYKTGASPSVKEARALLDPQLPLEAAALKAGAFGKVGRRHPASLLYVRLKPGDRFEVDEVNNEGRAKGDVEPKTAEMLADESLAQFTGLLRALQSGQRGFASRVIVQKEKSYGGEYDHLARVAEWSTADGEEETGDA from the coding sequence ATGACGCCCGCACGACAGAACGTCTTCACCATCCCGGCCGGCGTGCCTTTCCTGAAGACGCTCGTCCACGCGATCTGCGACGGGACGATCGTGCCGGACTACCGCTACGATCCGGCCGATCCGCTGTCGCTTGCCGGCGTGACGATCTTCGTGCCCACGCGACGCGCCGCACGCGTGCTGCGCTCCGAGTTCGTGGATTGCCTCGGTGCGCGCTCCGCCATCCTGCCGGTCATCCGGGCGCTGGGGGAAACGGACGACGACAGCGGCTTCTTCGATGCCGAGATGCCGGCCGTTCTCGATCTTGCGCCGCCGCTGACAGGCCCGGCGCGGCTGATCGAGCTGTCGCGGCTGATTCTCGCCTGGCGCAACACGCTGCCGCGCATCGTCACCGAACTCCATGGCGACAGTCCGCTGATCGCCCCTGCAAGCCCGGCGGACGCCTTGTGGCTGGCGCGAAACCTCGTGCAGATCATCGACGATATCGAGACGGAGGATCTGGACTGGGAGAGGCTGGGCGCGCTCGATGCCAGCAACTATGCCCAATGGTGGACGCTGACGCTGGAGTTCCTGCAGATCGCCAGCCAGTTCTGGCCGGCCCGGCTGGCCGAACTCAGCCGCTCCTCACCCTCCCGCCACCGCAATGCTGTTCTCGAGGCGGAAAGCCACCGGATCGCTGCCGGTGCGATCGACGGCCCTGTGATCATTGCGGGGTCCACGGGCTCCATTCCCGCTACCGCCCGGCTGATCCTCGCGGTACAGAGGTTGCCGCAAGGCGCCATCGTTCTGCCGGGGCTGGACGAGACGATGACCGAGGCGGACTGGAACCTGATCGACCCGCCATCGACAGACGCTGCCCGCCGCGACGATTCCGCCAGCCGCAGCCATCCGCAATACGGCTTCGTGCGTCTCCTCCGCCGCATGGGCATTTCGCGGACGGAGGTCTTGTCGATCGGCACCGTCGATGCGGATCTCGCCGACCGGGCCGAGACATTGTCGCATGCCTTCCTGCCGGTGGAAGCGACCAGTTCCTGGGACGCCGTGCGACGTTCGCTCGATGCACGACGCGTCGAAGCGGCTTTTTGCGATGCGGCGCTGATCGAGGCCGTCAACGAACGCGAGGAGGCGACGGCCATTGCGCTTTCCCTGCGGCTGGCATTGCAAAAGGACGACGAGTGTCAGGCCGCGCTGATCACGCCCGACCGCGATCTTGCCCGCCGGGTTGCCGCCGAATTGCAGCGCTTCGGGATCGAGGCGGATGATTCCGCAGGCACGCCCCTTGCCTCCACGCCGCATGGCACGCTTGTCCGGCTGATGCTCGACGTGGCGCTACGCCCCGGCGATCCCGTCGCCATCACCACGCTGATAAAGCATCCGCTCGCCCACTTCGGTATGCCGCCCGAGCGCTTCCGCCCGGCCGCGACATTGCTGGAGCTGCTGGCTCTGCGCGGCGGCACGGTGCCGGCCGATATTGCCGACCTCAGACCGCTGCTTGACGAGGCGGCGGTCCGCCGGCGCGCCGATCGCCATGCGCCGGAATGGCTGGTGCAGGTAACGGATGCGGAAATCGAGGATGCCCGCGTCGTGGCTGGTGCCATCGCCACCGCTGTCGAGCCGCTCGTCGCCATGCTGGTGCGGCGGCGCAAAGGTGCCGGCGGGTTCAGCACGTCGCTGACGCTCTCCGACTGGGCAGAGCGGACCGGGCGCGCGCTGGAGGGTGTGGCCATGTCGAAGACGGGCGATCTCGGTGCTCTCTGGTCCGGCGAGGCGGGTGCGGCGCTCGCCGATCTGCTGCGTGCCGTGATCGAGGTGGACGGGCAGATCGAGGCGGATGGCGGGCAGTGGTGCGAAGCGGTTGAAGCGCTGGTGGCCGGCTCCGCCGTCAAGCCCCGCGCCATGCGGCATCCGCGCGTCTTCATTTTCGGGGCACTGGAAGCCCGGTTGCAGACCGTCGATATCGTCGTCCTCGGCGGTATGAACGAAGGCACATGGCCAGGACAGACGGCCAATGATCCTTTCCTGTCGCGCAGCATGAAGACCGGCATCGGGCTGGAGCCGCCGGAACGGCGTATCGGCCAGCTGGCGCACGATCTCCAGATGGCCTGCGGCACACGTCGGCTCGTGTTCAGCCGGTCCTTGCGCAAGGGCGCGACGCCCACTGTCGCCTCCCGCTGGCTGCAACGGCTTCTCGCCGTCGGCGGCAAGGAGCTGGGACAGCGCCTGCGCGAGTACGGCCGCGACCGGTTGCGCTATGCCACCCTTCTCGACGCGCGTCCCGACACGCCGCTTGCCAAGAGGCCGGAACCGAAGCCGGATTTCGCGGTGCAGCCGCGGCGCTATTCCTTCAGCGAGGTCGGGCGTCTGCGCCGCGATCCCTATTCCATCTATGCCCGGCGTATTCTGCGCCTCCAGCCGATCGACGGGTTCAATGCGGACCCGGGCGCGGCCGAGCGCGGCACCATCTACCACGCCATCGTCGAGCGCTTTGCCAAGAGCGAGGTCGATCCCGCGGGTCCGGAAGCGCAGGCCGTCATGCGGCAGCTGATCGATGCGGCCTTCGACGAGCAGCGGCTGCCGGTCCATATCGACGTCATCTGGCGGCCCCGGTTCGCGGCCGTCGGCCGGGCCTTCATCGACTGGGAGATGTCCCGCAAGGACGGAATCCGGCAATCCTTCCTGGAGCGCTATGCCAAGTTTCAGGTCGGCGTCGCCGATATCGAGCTCACCGGCATTGCCGACCGGATCGACATCGGCCCCGATGGCGAGGCCGTGATCGTCGATTATAAGACCGGCGCCAGCCCCTCCGTCAAGGAAGCCCGCGCGCTGCTCGATCCGCAGCTGCCGCTCGAAGCCGCGGCTCTGAAGGCGGGCGCCTTCGGCAAGGTCGGCAGGCGCCATCCCGCCTCGCTGCTCTATGTCAGGCTGAAGCCCGGGGACCGGTTCGAAGTGGACGAGGTTAATAATGAGGGGCGCGCGAAGGGCGATGTCGAGCCCAAGACGGCGGAGATGCTCGCCGACGAATCATTGGCCCAGTTCACCGGCCTGCTGCGGGCGCTGCAATCGGGCCAGCGCGGCTTCGCCTCGCGCGTGATCGTCCAGAAGGAAAAATCCTACGGCGGGGAATACGATCATCTGGCGCGCGTCGCCGAATGGTCGACGGCCGATGGCGAAGAGGAGACGGGGGATGCCTGA
- the arfB gene encoding alternative ribosome rescue aminoacyl-tRNA hydrolase ArfB has protein sequence MASDPLYINDRIVIAGWELSEQFVLAGGPGGQNVNKVATAVQLFFNIAASPSLPERIRDIAIGLAGRRVSKEGVLMIEASRFRSQDRNREDARERLKALILKAAEPPPPPRRKTKPTRGSVERRLKAKSGRGEVKKMRGRPDGE, from the coding sequence ATGGCAAGCGACCCCCTCTATATCAACGACCGGATCGTCATTGCCGGCTGGGAACTGAGCGAGCAGTTCGTGCTGGCAGGCGGCCCCGGCGGGCAGAACGTCAACAAAGTCGCGACCGCCGTCCAGCTGTTTTTCAATATCGCGGCATCCCCTTCCCTGCCCGAGCGCATCCGCGACATCGCCATCGGCCTTGCCGGTCGCAGGGTCTCGAAAGAGGGCGTGCTGATGATCGAGGCGAGCCGCTTCCGCAGCCAGGACCGCAACCGCGAGGACGCGCGCGAGCGGCTGAAGGCGCTGATCTTGAAAGCCGCCGAACCGCCCCCGCCGCCCCGCCGCAAGACCAAGCCGACCCGAGGCTCGGTGGAGCGCCGCCTGAAAGCGAAGAGCGGGCGGGGGGAAGTCAAGAAAATGCGCGGACGCCCGGATGGCGAGTAG
- a CDS encoding response regulator transcription factor, producing the protein MQTIALVDDDRNILTSVSIALEAEGYKVETYTDGASALDGLLARPPQLAIFDIKMPRMDGMELLRRLRQKSDIPVIFLTSKDEEIDELFGLKMGADDFITKPFSQRLLVERVKAILRRSANREAAAAAGPAGLQKMKDDIQARSLERGQLSMDQERHTCTWKNEPVTLTVTEFLILHSLAQRPGVVKSRDSLMDAAYDEQVYVDDRTIDSHIKRLRKKFKMVDNDFDMIETLYGVGYRFRESA; encoded by the coding sequence ATGCAGACCATTGCACTTGTCGATGACGACCGGAACATCCTGACATCGGTCTCGATCGCGCTGGAAGCCGAAGGCTACAAGGTCGAGACCTACACGGATGGCGCCTCAGCGCTCGATGGGCTTCTGGCCCGGCCGCCCCAGCTCGCGATCTTCGATATCAAGATGCCGCGCATGGACGGGATGGAACTCCTGCGCCGTCTGCGACAAAAGTCGGATATTCCCGTCATCTTCCTGACCTCGAAGGACGAGGAAATCGACGAGCTCTTCGGGCTGAAGATGGGCGCGGACGACTTCATCACCAAGCCGTTCTCACAGCGTCTGCTGGTCGAGCGCGTCAAGGCGATCCTGCGCCGCTCCGCCAACCGGGAGGCCGCAGCGGCTGCCGGTCCCGCGGGACTGCAGAAGATGAAGGACGATATCCAGGCCCGTTCTCTGGAACGCGGCCAGCTGTCGATGGACCAGGAACGCCATACCTGCACTTGGAAGAACGAGCCGGTGACGCTGACGGTGACCGAGTTCCTGATCCTGCATTCGCTCGCCCAGAGGCCCGGCGTCGTGAAAAGCCGCGATTCGCTGATGGATGCCGCCTATGACGAGCAGGTCTATGTGGACGACCGCACCATCGACAGCCACATCAAGCGGCTGCGCAAGAAGTTCAAGATGGTCGACAACGACTTCGATATGATCGAAACCCTTTACGGCGTCGGTTACCGGTTCCGCGAATCGGCCTGA
- a CDS encoding nucleotidyltransferase family protein yields MLIENAMVLAAGLGTRLRPITDTMPKPLVPIAGKPMIDHVLDLLVAAGIKTAAVNVHHFADRMEAHLHARPAPAIRISDERAALMNSGGGLAKGLGILDPGPVLVMNADLFWIGEPEGRSNLAHLAEAFDPARMDMLLLCVDLDRTTGHDGKKDFSLQADGQLVRYAEGMPQPVVYAGAIAMMSTLFADAPKDAFNLNIYFDKAIAAGRLYGLMLEGEWITVGTPDAIGKAEAQFARLAERA; encoded by the coding sequence ATGCTTATTGAGAATGCCATGGTGCTCGCCGCAGGACTCGGTACGCGACTGCGCCCCATCACGGACACGATGCCGAAGCCGCTGGTGCCGATTGCCGGCAAGCCGATGATCGACCATGTGCTCGACCTTCTGGTTGCGGCCGGCATCAAGACGGCTGCCGTCAACGTGCACCATTTTGCCGACCGCATGGAAGCGCATCTCCATGCCCGCCCGGCGCCGGCGATCCGGATATCCGACGAGCGCGCGGCCCTGATGAATTCGGGCGGAGGCCTCGCCAAGGGGCTCGGCATTCTCGACCCCGGCCCCGTGCTGGTCATGAATGCCGACCTTTTCTGGATCGGCGAGCCGGAAGGACGCAGCAATCTCGCCCACCTTGCCGAGGCCTTCGATCCCGCCCGCATGGACATGCTGCTGCTGTGCGTCGATCTCGACCGGACGACCGGGCATGACGGCAAGAAGGATTTCTCCCTTCAGGCGGACGGGCAGCTGGTGCGCTACGCCGAAGGAATGCCGCAACCCGTCGTTTATGCCGGCGCCATCGCCATGATGAGCACGCTGTTTGCCGATGCCCCGAAGGACGCCTTCAATCTCAACATCTATTTCGACAAGGCCATCGCTGCCGGCCGCCTGTACGGCCTGATGCTCGAAGGCGAATGGATTACCGTGGGAACGCCGGATGCGATCGGCAAGGCCGAAGCGCAGTTTGCACGGCTGGCGGAACGCGCCTGA
- a CDS encoding phosphoenolpyruvate carboxykinase gives MEEFGIRNPDLGIAALGFEDLVAVRYNLTPAELYEESLRLGEAQVTADGALRALTGQHTGRSAKDKFVVRDATTTEQIWWDNNKEMSPAHFETLCNDMLDHARGRSLYVQDLIGGADSDNALPTRVITEFAWHSLFIRNLLIRPDRASLTTFAPKLTIIDLPHFRADPARHGCRTETVIACDLVNGLVLIGGTSYAGEMKKSVFTALNYLLPEKGVMPMHCSANVGPDGDSAVFFGLSGTGKTTLSADPKRTLIGDDEHGWGKDGIFNFEGGCYAKTIRLSAEAEPEIFATTKRFGTVLENVILDENRVPDFDDGSLTENTRCAYPLDFIPNASATGTAGHPKTIIMLTADAFGVMPPIAKLTADQAMYHFLSGYTAKVAGTEKGVTEPEATFSTCFGAPFMPRHPSEYGNLLRALIAEHGVTCWLVNTGWTGGAYGTGRRMPIKATRALLAAALDGSLAATEFRTDANFGFAVPVEVAGIEGGILDPRSTWADGAAYDAQATKLANMFVANFAKFESHVDGGVRDAAPGLAIAAE, from the coding sequence ATGGAAGAATTTGGCATTCGCAATCCGGATCTCGGAATCGCTGCACTCGGTTTTGAAGACCTTGTCGCCGTCCGTTACAACCTGACACCGGCAGAGCTTTACGAGGAATCGTTGCGGCTTGGCGAAGCGCAGGTGACAGCAGACGGCGCGCTTCGTGCGCTCACCGGCCAGCACACGGGTCGCTCCGCCAAGGACAAATTCGTCGTTCGCGATGCGACGACGACCGAGCAGATCTGGTGGGACAACAACAAGGAAATGTCGCCCGCGCACTTCGAAACGTTATGCAACGATATGCTCGACCATGCCCGTGGCCGTTCGCTCTATGTGCAGGACCTGATTGGCGGTGCTGACAGCGACAACGCCCTGCCGACCCGCGTCATCACCGAGTTCGCCTGGCACTCCCTCTTCATCCGCAACCTCCTGATCCGCCCGGATCGCGCGAGCCTGACGACGTTCGCGCCGAAGCTGACGATCATCGACCTGCCGCATTTCCGCGCCGATCCCGCCCGTCACGGCTGCCGGACGGAAACCGTCATCGCCTGCGATCTCGTCAACGGCCTCGTGTTGATCGGCGGCACGTCCTATGCCGGCGAAATGAAGAAGTCGGTCTTCACCGCGCTCAACTACCTGCTGCCGGAAAAGGGCGTCATGCCGATGCACTGCTCGGCAAATGTTGGCCCGGACGGTGATTCCGCCGTGTTCTTCGGCCTGTCTGGCACGGGCAAGACCACGCTGTCGGCCGACCCGAAGCGCACGCTGATCGGCGATGACGAACATGGCTGGGGCAAGGACGGCATCTTCAACTTCGAAGGCGGCTGCTATGCCAAGACGATCCGTCTTTCGGCCGAAGCCGAGCCGGAGATCTTCGCGACAACGAAGCGTTTCGGTACCGTGCTCGAGAACGTCATCCTGGACGAGAACCGTGTTCCGGACTTCGATGACGGCTCGCTGACCGAGAACACCCGCTGCGCCTATCCGCTGGACTTCATTCCCAATGCCAGCGCAACGGGCACGGCCGGTCATCCCAAGACGATCATCATGCTGACGGCGGATGCCTTCGGCGTCATGCCGCCGATCGCCAAACTGACCGCCGACCAGGCCATGTACCACTTCCTCTCCGGCTACACCGCCAAGGTTGCCGGCACGGAAAAAGGCGTGACCGAACCGGAAGCCACTTTCTCGACCTGCTTCGGGGCACCCTTCATGCCGCGACATCCGAGCGAATACGGCAACCTGCTGCGTGCGCTCATCGCCGAGCACGGTGTTACCTGCTGGCTCGTCAACACCGGCTGGACCGGTGGCGCCTACGGCACGGGCCGTCGCATGCCCATCAAGGCGACACGGGCTCTGCTCGCCGCAGCGCTCGACGGTTCGCTGGCCGCGACCGAATTCCGCACCGATGCCAATTTCGGCTTCGCGGTTCCGGTCGAAGTCGCCGGCATCGAGGGTGGCATTCTCGATCCGCGCTCGACCTGGGCGGACGGTGCCGCCTATGACGCGCAGGCTACCAAGCTCGCCAACATGTTCGTGGCGAACTTCGCCAAGTTCGAAAGCCACGTCGATGGCGGCGTCCGCGATGCGGCACCGGGACTGGCCATCGCTGCGGAGTAA
- a CDS encoding HPr family phosphocarrier protein: protein MTLSRDLQIINKRGLHARASAKFVQTVEAYDADIHVTKDGMTVGGLSIMGLMMLAASTGSSISVTASGNQAEEALEALDALVKDRFGEEM, encoded by the coding sequence ATGACACTGTCGCGGGACCTCCAGATCATCAACAAGCGCGGTCTCCATGCGCGTGCCTCCGCCAAGTTCGTGCAGACGGTGGAGGCCTATGATGCCGACATCCATGTGACGAAGGACGGCATGACCGTCGGCGGGCTCTCGATCATGGGCCTGATGATGCTTGCTGCCAGCACGGGCAGCTCGATCTCCGTCACCGCAAGCGGCAATCAGGCCGAAGAAGCGCTGGAAGCACTCGACGCACTGGTCAAAGACCGTTTCGGCGAGGAAATGTAG
- a CDS encoding alpha-ketoglutarate-dependent dioxygenase AlkB family protein: MLVLPKGFRHIPGFLDRNRQEALVEEIRAVVAAAPLYRPAMPKTGKELSVRMTNCGALGWVTDKALGYRYQPQHPVSQEPWPAIPQSLLDLWQTVAGASKPPQACLVNFYAETARMGLHQDKDEQDLQTPVVSVSLGDACLFRVGGRERNDRTVSFKLSSGDIVVLGGESRLAFHGVDRIFPATSTLLKNGGRINLTLRRVMP; encoded by the coding sequence ATGCTGGTCCTGCCGAAAGGCTTCCGCCATATTCCCGGCTTTCTCGATCGCAATCGGCAGGAGGCCCTTGTCGAGGAGATCAGGGCCGTCGTTGCCGCAGCCCCGCTCTATCGCCCGGCCATGCCAAAGACCGGCAAGGAGCTGTCGGTGCGGATGACGAACTGCGGCGCGCTCGGCTGGGTCACGGATAAGGCCTTGGGGTACCGCTATCAACCTCAGCATCCCGTAAGCCAGGAACCATGGCCCGCCATTCCACAAAGCCTGCTTGATCTCTGGCAGACGGTTGCCGGTGCATCCAAGCCGCCGCAGGCCTGTCTCGTCAATTTCTATGCGGAAACCGCACGGATGGGGCTGCATCAGGACAAGGACGAGCAGGATCTGCAGACACCTGTCGTCTCGGTGTCGCTCGGCGATGCCTGCCTGTTTCGGGTCGGCGGTCGCGAGCGCAACGACCGGACAGTCTCCTTCAAGCTGTCAAGCGGCGACATCGTCGTTCTTGGCGGCGAAAGCCGGCTCGCCTTTCATGGCGTCGACCGGATCTTCCCCGCGACATCAACGCTTCTCAAAAATGGTGGCCGTATCAATCTGACGCTTCGGCGCGTTATGCCTTGA
- a CDS encoding PTS sugar transporter subunit IIA, which translates to MIGLVLVTHGKLAEEFRHALEHVVGPQKFIETVCIGPEDDMDQRRQDILTAVIAANEGSGVIILTDMFGGTPSNLAISVMQSGTVEVIAGVNLPMLIKLAGVRGESDMDKALVEASEAGRKYINVASRVLSGK; encoded by the coding sequence ATGATCGGACTTGTGCTTGTCACGCACGGCAAGCTGGCTGAAGAGTTTCGTCATGCGCTCGAACACGTCGTGGGGCCGCAGAAGTTCATCGAGACCGTCTGTATCGGACCCGAAGACGACATGGACCAGAGGCGTCAGGATATCCTCACGGCCGTCATCGCCGCCAACGAGGGCAGCGGTGTCATCATTCTCACCGACATGTTCGGCGGTACGCCGTCCAACCTCGCCATCTCCGTCATGCAGAGCGGTACTGTCGAGGTCATCGCCGGCGTCAACCTGCCCATGCTGATCAAGCTGGCCGGCGTGCGTGGCGAGAGCGACATGGACAAGGCGCTGGTCGAGGCATCCGAGGCCGGGCGCAAATACATCAACGTCGCCAGCCGCGTTCTCAGCGGCAAATAA
- a CDS encoding sensor histidine kinase, translated as MEEADGAYRSGRRWAHPFTLIRRIFGNAVFSSLTRRILFFNLVALVVLVGGIMYLNQFREGLIDARVESLLTQGEIIAGAIAASASVDTNSITIDPEKLLELQAGQSITPLPRDEDLEFPITQERVAPVLRRLISPTRTRARLFDADADLLLDSRHLYTGGQVLRFDLPPIEPENETLTGKLNTWYNRMLQPGNLPLYKEPPGGNGSIYPEVMNALTGVRGAVVRVTEQGELIVSVAVPVQRFRAVLGVLLLSTQAGDIDKIVHAERLAIIRVFGVAALVNVILSLLLSSTIANPLRRLSAAAIRVRRGGAKERQEIPDFSSRQDEIGNLSVALRDMTGALYDRIAAIENFAADVSHELKNPLTSLRSAVETLPLARTDDSKKRLMDVIQHDVRRLDRLISDISDASRLDAELARSDARGVDLEKLLGDLVDISRQVRNKKKTVLLNFVVERKDNPKARFDVSGYELRIGQIITNLIENARSFVPEEGGHIIVRLTRNRTRCIVYVEDNGPGIQAEDIDRIFERFYTDRPDGEDFGQNSGLGLSISRQIAEAHGGTLRAENMTDAQGAITGARFILSLPVGEAA; from the coding sequence ATCGAGGAAGCGGACGGAGCCTATCGCTCCGGCCGACGCTGGGCGCATCCCTTCACGCTGATCCGCCGCATCTTCGGCAATGCGGTCTTTTCCAGCCTCACGCGCCGCATCCTGTTCTTCAATCTGGTGGCGCTCGTCGTTCTCGTCGGCGGCATCATGTATCTCAACCAGTTCCGCGAAGGACTGATCGATGCGCGCGTCGAGAGCCTGTTGACGCAGGGCGAGATCATCGCCGGCGCCATCGCCGCCTCCGCCTCGGTCGATACGAACTCCATCACCATCGACCCGGAAAAGCTGCTCGAACTTCAGGCCGGGCAGAGCATCACGCCGCTGCCGCGGGACGAGGATCTCGAATTCCCGATCACGCAGGAGCGTGTCGCGCCCGTGCTGCGCCGGCTGATTTCGCCCACGCGCACCCGCGCCCGTCTTTTCGATGCCGATGCCGACCTGCTGCTCGATAGCCGCCATCTCTATACCGGGGGTCAGGTGCTGCGGTTCGACCTGCCGCCCATCGAGCCTGAAAACGAGACGCTGACCGGCAAGCTCAACACCTGGTACAATCGCATGCTCCAGCCGGGCAACCTGCCCCTCTACAAGGAGCCGCCGGGCGGCAATGGGTCGATCTATCCGGAAGTCATGAATGCGCTCACGGGCGTGCGCGGCGCCGTGGTGCGGGTCACGGAACAGGGTGAGCTGATCGTCTCCGTCGCCGTTCCCGTCCAGCGGTTCCGGGCCGTGCTCGGCGTGCTCCTGCTATCAACACAGGCTGGCGATATCGACAAGATCGTCCATGCCGAGCGGCTGGCGATTATCCGGGTGTTCGGGGTCGCCGCCCTCGTCAACGTCATCCTGTCGCTTCTCCTGTCAAGCACGATCGCCAATCCGCTGCGCCGCCTGTCGGCGGCCGCCATCCGCGTGCGGCGCGGCGGCGCCAAGGAGCGGCAGGAGATCCCCGACTTTTCCTCCCGTCAGGACGAGATCGGCAACCTCTCCGTGGCGCTGCGGGACATGACCGGCGCGCTCTACGACCGCATCGCGGCCATCGAGAATTTCGCGGCCGATGTGAGCCACGAACTCAAGAACCCGCTGACCTCGCTGCGCAGTGCCGTCGAGACCCTGCCTCTTGCCCGCACCGACGACTCCAAGAAGCGGCTGATGGACGTCATCCAGCACGACGTGCGCCGGCTCGACCGGCTGATCAGCGATATCTCCGACGCTTCGCGCCTGGATGCAGAGCTTGCCCGCAGCGATGCGCGCGGGGTCGATCTCGAAAAGCTGCTGGGCGACCTCGTCGATATCTCGCGGCAGGTGCGCAACAAGAAGAAGACGGTGCTGCTCAACTTCGTCGTGGAGCGTAAGGACAACCCCAAGGCCCGTTTCGATGTTAGCGGCTATGAACTGCGCATCGGGCAGATCATCACCAACCTGATCGAGAACGCCCGGTCCTTCGTGCCGGAAGAGGGTGGCCACATCATCGTGCGGCTGACGCGCAACCGCACGCGCTGCATCGTCTATGTCGAGGACAACGGTCCAGGAATCCAAGCGGAGGATATCGACCGCATTTTCGAACGTTTCTACACCGACCGGCCGGATGGCGAGGATTTCGGACAGAATTCCGGCCTTGGCCTGTCGATCTCGCGGCAGATCGCCGAAGCGCATGGCGGCACGTTGCGGGCCGAAAACATGACGGATGCGCAGGGTGCGATCACCGGCGCGCGCTTCATCCTGTCGCTGCCCGTTGGCGAGGCGGCGTGA